In one Chryseobacterium camelliae genomic region, the following are encoded:
- a CDS encoding heavy metal translocating P-type ATPase, translating to MSENCFHCGQGIEKEQILFDEKVFCCNGCKSVYEILNTNNLSNFYELNKRAGIRPSDENSTQFDYLDTPEIFEKITDFSEGGTSLVTFKIPVIHCSSCIWLLESLHTLNKNIKYSQVNFTRKTLQISFNHNDLKLSELANFLTNLGYKPVISLETADKNVDHLDKSLLVKFAIAAFAFGNGMFLAFPEYVGGEDYWMEHYKGLFRTLMCLLAVPVVFYSASDYYKSAWYGLKNKIVNIDVPIALGIIVLFGRSVYEIVTDYGPGYFDTLCGLLFFMLLGKIFQKRTYNALSYDRDYKSFYPIAVTKVDFEGKQDNILLSEIKIGDRILVRNQEIIPVDAILINGEGNIDNSFITGESATISKQPGDKIFAGGKQIGSSLELEVIKDVDQSYLTQLWNKEAFKKHETGLDTLTNNISKYFTFIILGIALLAGIYWATVDLEKMFQVISAILIIACPCALALSAPFTFGHIMRILGRNKFYVKDTLTIEKIAKLDTIVFDKTGTITHRKKSNIRYEGSEIKESDILNIKTLLKNSNHPLSKSLYDFIEANDEYYPVENFQEISGKGYEANVRASLYKIGSARYNNQESKNLETAVYISKNDEFLGKFIFKNEYRPNLSNLFKKLTDYKIFILSGDNSSEEKQLKELIPNYQGMAFNQNPEDKLNYIQNLQHQNMKVAMLGDGLNDAGALKQSNVGIAIADDSNSFTPSSDVIMNGEKVVTLDNYLNVCKGSITIVKMTFIISFLYNIVGLSYAVTGHMHPLFAAIIMPISSITVVTFTTVSTWILGRKYFKKQP from the coding sequence GTGAGCGAGAACTGTTTTCATTGTGGCCAAGGGATAGAAAAGGAGCAAATTCTGTTTGACGAAAAAGTTTTTTGTTGCAACGGCTGCAAGTCTGTTTACGAAATTCTGAATACCAATAATCTAAGTAATTTTTACGAGCTCAATAAGAGAGCAGGAATTCGTCCGAGTGATGAAAACTCCACTCAATTTGATTATTTGGACACCCCTGAAATTTTTGAAAAGATCACGGATTTCTCAGAAGGAGGTACGAGTTTAGTGACTTTCAAAATCCCTGTAATTCATTGCTCTTCTTGTATTTGGCTTTTAGAAAGTCTTCATACTTTAAATAAAAACATTAAGTACTCTCAGGTTAATTTCACCAGAAAAACCTTACAGATTTCCTTCAACCATAACGATTTAAAACTAAGCGAATTAGCTAATTTTTTAACTAATTTAGGATACAAACCTGTCATCAGTCTTGAAACTGCGGATAAAAACGTTGATCATCTAGACAAATCTCTTTTGGTAAAATTCGCCATTGCAGCTTTTGCTTTTGGAAACGGAATGTTTTTAGCGTTTCCGGAGTATGTAGGAGGAGAAGATTATTGGATGGAACACTATAAAGGTCTTTTCAGAACTTTAATGTGCCTTTTAGCTGTTCCTGTGGTATTTTATTCAGCTTCTGATTATTACAAATCTGCCTGGTACGGTTTAAAAAATAAAATCGTTAACATCGACGTTCCGATTGCTTTAGGAATTATCGTTCTTTTCGGGCGAAGTGTTTACGAGATTGTAACAGATTACGGTCCAGGATATTTCGATACGTTGTGCGGACTTTTATTCTTCATGCTTTTAGGTAAGATTTTCCAGAAAAGAACGTATAACGCCCTTTCCTACGACAGAGATTACAAATCTTTCTACCCAATCGCTGTAACCAAAGTCGATTTCGAAGGAAAGCAAGACAATATTTTACTTTCGGAAATCAAAATCGGCGACAGGATCTTAGTTAGAAACCAGGAAATCATCCCTGTTGATGCTATTTTGATCAATGGCGAAGGAAATATTGACAACAGTTTCATTACCGGAGAAAGTGCAACGATCAGCAAACAACCGGGAGACAAAATTTTTGCAGGAGGAAAGCAAATCGGTTCTTCTCTTGAGCTGGAAGTAATAAAAGATGTTGATCAAAGCTACCTGACCCAGCTTTGGAACAAAGAAGCCTTTAAAAAACACGAGACAGGTCTTGATACCTTAACTAATAATATCAGCAAGTATTTCACATTCATTATTTTAGGCATTGCTTTACTTGCAGGAATTTATTGGGCAACGGTAGATTTAGAAAAAATGTTCCAAGTAATTTCCGCTATCCTGATCATTGCTTGTCCTTGTGCGCTTGCGTTATCCGCTCCTTTTACTTTCGGACACATTATGAGGATTTTAGGTCGAAATAAATTTTATGTAAAAGATACTTTAACGATCGAGAAAATCGCAAAGCTGGACACGATTGTTTTTGATAAAACCGGAACGATTACCCACAGAAAAAAATCAAACATCCGATACGAAGGTTCCGAGATCAAAGAATCTGATATACTGAATATTAAAACGCTATTAAAGAATTCAAACCACCCTCTTTCAAAGAGTTTATATGATTTCATTGAGGCAAATGACGAATATTATCCGGTTGAAAACTTCCAAGAAATTTCAGGCAAGGGATATGAAGCGAACGTAAGAGCAAGTCTTTATAAAATCGGTTCTGCAAGATACAACAATCAAGAATCTAAAAACCTGGAAACGGCAGTTTATATCAGTAAAAATGATGAGTTTTTAGGAAAATTCATCTTCAAAAACGAATATCGCCCGAACCTTAGCAATCTCTTTAAAAAGCTTACCGATTATAAAATCTTCATTTTGAGTGGCGATAATTCTTCTGAGGAAAAGCAACTGAAAGAATTAATTCCGAACTATCAGGGAATGGCATTCAACCAAAACCCCGAAGACAAACTGAATTATATTCAAAATCTTCAGCATCAAAACATGAAAGTAGCCATGCTGGGAGACGGACTGAATGATGCAGGAGCATTAAAACAAAGCAATGTAGGAATTGCTATCGCTGATGACTCCAACAGCTTTACTCCTTCTTCCGATGTGATCATGAATGGTGAAAAAGTTGTGACTTTAGACAATTATCTGAACGTCTGCAAAGGATCTATCACGATCGTAAAAATGACGTTTATCATAAGCTTCCTTTACAATATTGTCGGTTTAAGCTACGCAGTTACAGGACATATGCATCCACTTTTTGCAGCAATCATCATGCCAATAAGTTCGATCACAGTGGTTACATTCACTACAGTTTCTACCTGGATTTTAGGCCGAAAATACTTCAAGAAACAGCCTTAA
- the ccoS gene encoding cbb3-type cytochrome oxidase assembly protein CcoS yields MDILYLMILCSVSLAAIFLVVFIVYAKKGQFEDDESPAVRILFDDEIKEKEVGNEEIDKKEIGK; encoded by the coding sequence ATGGATATTCTATATTTAATGATCCTATGCAGTGTTTCTTTAGCTGCGATTTTCTTGGTCGTATTTATAGTGTATGCCAAAAAAGGACAGTTTGAAGATGACGAATCTCCTGCTGTCAGGATTCTTTTTGATGACGAGATCAAAGAAAAGGAAGTTGGCAACGAAGAAATAGACAAAAAAGAAATAGGAAAATAA